Below is a genomic region from Streptomyces sp. NBC_00461.
AGCATCGTGCCCGGACAGGAGCTGGTGCAACACGTACTCGTCCTGCTTGGACAGTTCGGATACGAAGCGGGCCAGGACTGCTTGCCGGTCGGAGCCGCCTTCCAGCAGCGACCGCATGCGCTGGGCGGTGTGCGACGCCTCGTCCCGCACCGGCTCGTACGCATTGCCACGGCCCTCGCGGTGCCGGACGAGCATCTCCTTGTCGTACAGCCGGGACAGGATGGTCAGCACGGTCGTGTAGGCCAGGTCACCCGGCAAGGCCTCCCGGACCTGGCGGGCCGTCAGGGCCCCGTCGGCAGCCCAGAGCACGGCAAGGACATCGCTCTCCAGTTCACCGCGGGCCCGCCGGCCCGACACCTCGGAAATACCCTCATCCCCTCGCTCCTCCACCGGAATCCTCCCTTCGCCATCCGTCCGCACAGACTACTCGGCATCCTCCTACTAGTTGTAGGAGGTATGCTCCGGGCTTCGAACCTTGAACTAATACAACTCGTAGAGTTCCGCTGCTCCCGTTCTGTGCGGAGGAAGACCCATGCCCCACGCCGCAATCACGGCGCCCGGACCCGCGCTCGCAGGCACTGTTCCCCGGCAACGCTCCGCGACGCCCGCCACGGGGCGGGTCTCGATCGTGTCCGCGAGTGTCGGAGCCGGTCACGACGGTGCCGCCGCCGAGCTCGCACGCCGCCTCATCGCGCAGGGCTACGACGTGGACCGCTTCGACCTGCTGGATCTGCTGCCCGCCCACCTCGGCCGGACCGTCCAGGAGGGCTACCACCGGATGCTGGTGCGGGCCCCGTGGGCCTACCAGCGGATCTACACCAGCACCGAACGTGCCGGGGGCGGCGGGCCGGTGGCACGGGCACTGCTGCGCACGGCGCAGGACCGGGTGCTGCGCGCTCTGCCCCCGGGCACCGGTGCCGTCGTCTCCACCTACCCCGGGGCCAGCCGGGTCCTGGGGAACCTGCGCCTGGACGGTCGGCTGGCCATGCCGGTCCTCACCTATCTGACCGACTTCTCGGTGCATCCCCTGTGGGTCGCACCGGGCGTGGACGTCCACCTCGCCACCCATGGCGTGCCCGCCGCCCAGGCGCGGGCCGTCGGGGCCCGCGACGTCCGCGTATGCGGACCGGTCACCGACCCGCGTTTTGGGCCCTGCGACGCAGAGCGGCGCGAGCGGGCGCGGGCCGTCTTCGGGTTGCCGCGCAACGCACCGCTGGCCCTGCTTGTCGCCGGGTCCTGGGGAGTGGGCCCGGTTCGCAGGGTGGCACTGGAACTACGCGACTGCGGCGCCGCCGTCCCGGTGGTCGTCTGCGGCCGCAACGAGGCCCTCGCCGAGCAGCTGC
It encodes:
- a CDS encoding BlaI/MecI/CopY family transcriptional regulator, producing the protein MEERGDEGISEVSGRRARGELESDVLAVLWAADGALTARQVREALPGDLAYTTVLTILSRLYDKEMLVRHREGRGNAYEPVRDEASHTAQRMRSLLEGGSDRQAVLARFVSELSKQDEYVLHQLLSGHDAHAEDHRSGGTA
- a CDS encoding glycosyltransferase, which codes for MPHAAITAPGPALAGTVPRQRSATPATGRVSIVSASVGAGHDGAAAELARRLIAQGYDVDRFDLLDLLPAHLGRTVQEGYHRMLVRAPWAYQRIYTSTERAGGGGPVARALLRTAQDRVLRALPPGTGAVVSTYPGASRVLGNLRLDGRLAMPVLTYLTDFSVHPLWVAPGVDVHLATHGVPAAQARAVGARDVRVCGPVTDPRFGPCDAERRERARAVFGLPRNAPLALLVAGSWGVGPVRRVALELRDCGAAVPVVVCGRNEALAEQLRADGIDHAFGWVADMPTLMHAADVLVQNAGGLTSLEAFASGLPVASYRCIPGHGLTNAAALDEAGAAVWIRDPADLKSVLCDLIDGSLGLQQRAAGLALFAPTPDGGPAAEIARVHQAGVPGRTPRPAARQRRRPTRRLAATAALASAVWAGAVATGVSMTYGAPDLIHAIGHRLDPDGFPPDHTTSRSRDRHS